GTACCGGCCCATCTTCCAGCACTTGGTCAGAAAATTTTTCTAACAAAGACTCTAATAAAGGTCGTAGATTGACCGGCTGGAGATTAATTGGTAAATACCCCGCCTCTGCTTTAGAGAGTTCCTGCAAATCGTTAACTAACCGCTCTAGCCGGGTTGTTTCCAGAACCAACCGTTGGTAAACTTCTGGCGATGGTTCTATCCGGCTATCAGCCATCTCCTCCAGGTATCCACGAATCACCGTCAAGGGCGTTCGGAGTTCATGGGTTAGGTCGCTAATCAGTTCACGCCGCCGCTGTTCCACCCCTTCAAGACTAGACGCCATGCGGTTAAAACTAGCACCCAGGCGGTTGAGTTCTGGAATTTCGCTCTTCGGTAGTCGCTCATCCAAGTGCCCAGCAGCAAACTTGCGGGTAATTTGTTCCATCTGGGTCAAAGGCTGGGTAATTCGGCGAGATACCCAGTAACTCAAGCCACCAGCAGCTGTAGCACCCGCGATAAATGACAAGAAAGTGCTGCGACTCCAAGCTGTTTCAAACCCTCTTACCAGCTGCCTGCGAGCATAGCGTACCTGTATGCCGCTGACTTCGATTTGCTCAAGCTGAACGATAAAAAAGCGGGGAGAAGACAGTTTGCTGATAACGAGTAGACTACCCACTCCTACCATCATCACTAGGAGATGGGAAAGAAACAAGCGCGATCGCAGTCCCATTTTATTCCGGGGCATTTTATAGAGGTGAATCTTCAAACTTATAGCCCACACCAACCACTGTCTTAATAAAGGTGGGATTAGCTGGGTCCGGTTCAATTTTTTTCCGTAACCGAGCCACATGAGTATCCACCACCCGTTCATCACCAAAAAAATCGTTCCCCCAAAGTTTCTCAATGAGCTGCGTTCGGTTCCAGACGCGACTAGGATGACTGATAAACGTACTCAAGAGATTAAATTCTAACGTAGTCAAATCGAGTGCTTCCCACGGATGGGGACTCAGTTGACGAGAAGCAGAGTGCTGCTCTACATCAACCATGAAATGTTGAGTGCGATAAACCTGATGTTGTCCGCCCTGACGCAGGCTACGCCGCAGTAACGCTCGAACTCTCGCAACCAGCTCTCTAGGGCTAAACGGCTTGACAAGGTAATCATCCGCACCCGTAGAAAGACCAATTACCCGGTCAATTTCTTCACCTCTAGCCGTCAGCATCAAAATATAGGGATCTTTCGCTCCCGGTTTCTGTCGTATTCTGGCACACACTTCCAGCCCATCCAAACCCGGTAACATCAAATCGAGAATGATTAAATCTGGTTGTTGCTCCTGAAAAACTTGTAAAGCTCTCAGACCATCGCGACTCAGATGACAGGAAAACCCCTCTTTTTCTAAAGTCATTTGGATGAGTTTGGCAATTTCTGGTTCATCCTCAACAAGCAAAATATCCATATTTTTCAAGAAACATATAAAAATAATAAAAAATTCTTTCTATGTCATTTTAAATTCATCCCATTGGTGCAGAAACGGCAAATAATTTTATAAAGATTGGATTCAGTGATAATAAACCATGAAACCTTGGCTTACTCAATTCTAAGTTAAGTAATTTAAACCAGTCCCTTCCGGGATTCTCAATAGTTCGATGGTTCTAATGGTAGATTGGGGACTTTGATAGGCTCTGAGTTATTGCATTTTTTTACTTGTGTGAAGTACACCGAACTCCTACTCAGCAAGCATTTTAGCCTGTCATTTTGTACCTCGCTAGATTTAGAACCGCTATCGTGCAAATGGTAAAAACGCGCTACCGAACGTTTACACAGCAACAGCCTTGGGCAATCGAAGAAAAGGCTTCCGGTAGTTGAGAAGCTTTTAATATTGGTCTAAGCCACTTAGATAACTTGAATATTTGGTTTAGCTACAGCGAATATTTGGTTTAGCTACAGCGGTTAATTTTTGGATATTTGGTTTAGCCACAATGATTACTTTCAGAACCCTGACAATTAAAAATTAAGAATTGAAAAATTTGATTTTTAATCTTTTGGACGCATTGCCTCTCGACCTAGCATCATCATTCCGGCAACACCCAAACAGACAAACCAAATATACTGATACCAATATTCCCGTACCTGCTCAACAGGGCTAAGTTCTGGATGCAAGAGATACAAATAAAGCAGCAACAAAACCAGAAAAAGCGCCCCAAATCCAGAAAAAGTCAAACCAATTAGAATACGAGCTGGTTTTAATTCCTCATCGCTGATTTCATCCAAGTCAATCTCTGCCAGTTGGTTGAGAGATTCATCAGCAACCTCGGAGGCATCTTGCAAACTGATTGCCACTGGCGGCGGCAAAACCGGCGACAGAGTTGCTAAGGTTTTGCGTCGCAGCAACCCTTCGGTGTCTCGCAGAAACTCCAAAGGCGTTACCGTTGCAGCTCCGAAGGCGCTTCGCTCTGGTGGTTCAGCAAATTCAGCTGCTTCGGGCATTGAGGTTGCAGTAACTTCTGGTTCAAAATCCATCGCTTATTTCAATCCCTAATCGGAATTATAAACTTATGCCGACGCTAACATTCTTTTAACCTGAAAGCCTTTGTCATGTCACTTCAAATTGTCAGATTTTGTAGAAACTGCCTTGCGCTGCCAAGCCCTCAAGACAGTTCCTAGGAAACAATCAAAGTGGTGAATTTTCTATAAACTTAGACGACACCGAAAACTTAGAAGACACCGATGCTAGGGGTAAAGTAGCCCACCCTACCCGCTAAAAGCCCAATTTTTCCAACACCGGATGAGTTGAGACAATGTGTCTATCCAAACCGAGCTGCTCTGGGCTAATTCCTAACGCCAGAGAAATTAACTGTGGTAAATGCAGCACTGGCAAACCCAACTTATGCCCGATTGTTTTTTCAACCTCCGGTTGACGGGAGTCAAGATTTAGATGGCACAGGGGACAAGGCGTCACCATACAATCGGCACCCGCATCGAGAGCTTCTTGAATATGCGACCCCGCCATCTTGAAAGATTGCGTAGTCGCATAGCTGGAAAGAGGCCATCCGCAACACTGGGTGCGTCCTCGGTAGTAAACTGGCGTCGCCCCTACTGCCCGAAACACATTTTCCATCGATTCGGGTTGGAGAGGGTCGTCATAGGGGATATGAGTTTGGGCGCGGAGCAAATAGCAGCCATAAAATGCCGCACACTTCAATCCAGCTAGTTTGCGGCTAACTCGATTTTGCAACTCCTCTAGTCCATAATCGGCGACTAATGCCCAAAGCAGATGTTTGACTTCTGTACTGCCTTGATAAGGAGAACAGCCTTCTTTCTTCAGTAAGCCATTCACCTGCTCTATATAAGCCGGGTTTGATTGTTGGGAGTCCTTCAAACGCTCATCTACATGACCAATGACGCCCTGGCAGGTACTGCAATGGGTTAACAACGGCAGATTCAGTTCTTCTGCTAGAGCAATATTGCGGGCGTTGATTGTATCTTCTAGGAGTTGAGAGTCTTCTTTGTAGGTACCAGAACCACAACAAGCAGCTTTTTTTAGCTCAATCAGTTCGATGCCCAGGGCTTTGGTGAGGGCTGCTGTAGACTGGTAAAGCTCCCGGCAAGCCCCTTGAGCAACGCAGCCGGGAAAGTAAGCATATTTAAGAGTCGGGGATGCCATATTTTGATGAAAGACCACAGGCACTTCAGAAGGACTGAGAATTTCAGGACTGAGGACTGAGCAGAGAAATGTCAGGAACTAGGAGGAGCCAAAAAATTACTTTTTTCACTCAGTCCGCGCTGTCACGCCTCTACGCTAACAGTTCTCAGCACTCCCTTTACCCCTATCATCGCTCGTCCATCCCATACTGGGGGCAACTGGTGACATTCGTTTAAGTTTCGATAGAACAGTGCCACTTAGAGAAGCGACTATCTATCGCTTTTGTTGTCCCCTCTTTCAGATAAGATGAAGAAATGCTTAGAACCGTATAACCCTAAGAACATAGCTTGAGGGAATGGGTAGAGGATCAATATGAGCCAAGAGGAAATTTTTGCAAGAGTCAAGAAGATTGTGGCGGAACAACTGGAGGTTGCTCCCGACGAAGTCACGCCACAAGCTAACTTTGCTAACGATCTGGGAGCGGATTCCCTCGATACGGTTGAACTCGTGATGGCATTGGAAGAAGAGTTTGATATCGAAATTCCAGACGAGGCAGCTGAGCAAATTGCCACCGTTCAAGCCGTTGTGGACTACATCACTGGCAAAGTGGCGGCTTCGGCATAAATAATCGTGCTGAATGCTGTAGGGGCGGGTAAAGAAGAATTTTCTTCGGGCGCGTTAATTAAAACTAATTAAAACTCAGTGCAAAACTCGCCCACAGGGAAGTCCTAAGTTGAAAATAAAAATAGATACTTAGTTCTGACTCTTCTTTCCTCGGTCCTATTACTGTTTTGCGTTTTGGGTGCAAAACCCATCTATTACTGGCATAATGACAAATTTTGAACGGAAGCGCGTTGTTGTAACAGGTCTCGGCGCGATTACACCGATAGGCAACACTTTGACAGATTATTGGTCAGGGTTGTTGAGCGGCACAAATGGCATTGGCCCGATTACATTGTTCGATCCTTCCCGGCATGATTGTCGCATCGCTGGTGAAGTCAAGGGATTTGACCCCCACCAATACCTGGAGCGTAAGGAAGCAAAGCGGATGGATCGCTTTGCTCAATTTGCGGTAGCTGCGAGCAAGCAGGCGATCGCAGACTCTCAATTTGTCATTAATGAGCTGAACGCAGAACAAGTAGGCGTCATTATTGGCAGCGGGGTGGGCGGTCTTAAAGTGTTGGAAGACCAACAAGAAATCTACTTGAGTCGTGGTCCCGACCGCTGTAGCCCGTTTATGATTCCCATGATGATTGCCAACATGGCAGCGGGTTTAACGGCAATTCACACGGGTGCCAAAGGGCCAAACTCTTGCCCAGTGACAGCATGTGCCTCTGGCTCTAATGCGGTGGGAGATGCCTTTCGCCTGATTGAAGGGGGATATGCCCAAGCGATGATTTGTGGCGGTAGCGAAGCCGCCGTGACACCTTTATCGTTGGCTGGATTTTCTTCAGCACGGGCACTTTCGACGCGCAACGATGACCCGGCTCATGCTTGTCGTCCTTTCGATCGCGATCGCGATGGCTTTGTCATGGGCGAAGGCGCTGGCATTTTAGTTTTGGAAGAACTGGAACACGCCTTGAGCCGTGGCGCTCGGATTTATGCGGAAATTGTCGGTTACGGCATGACTTGCGATGCCTACCATATGACTGCACCCGTTCCAGGTGGTGAAGGAGCTAGCAGAGCCATGCAGCTAGCTTTGAAAGATGCAGGATTAGCTCCCGATCGAGTTAGCTACGTCAATGCTCATGGAACCAGCACACCAGCCAACGATGTGACTGAGACAGCAGCGATCAAAAAAGCTTTAGGTGAGAGTGTTGCCTACAAAGTGGCGATTAGCTCCACCAAATCGATGACGGGGCACCTCCTAGGAGGTTCTGGCGGGATTGAAGCAGTTGCTACGGTGATGGCGATCGCCCACGACCAGATTCCTCCCACCATCAACCTAGAAAACCCCGATCCCGGATGCGACCTGGATTATGTACCCAACAAAAGTCGCTCTCAAACAGTTGAGGTGGCGTTGTCAAACTCTTTCGGGTTTGGCGGTCACAACGTGACACTCGCATTTAAAAAGTACAGATAGGAGCGATAAAAATATCAGCGGGTCGGGTGAAGGAGAAAATATTTAAGCCTTCACCCTTTATAATTTATCCTGTTTCTCACAAAGTACGGGATCTCCTATTCCGAATCGAGATGGGGTAAGCAAGACCACCCATTTCGATGGCAATGGCGATCCCTTAAGACTGCCCACGACTTGCCCATCCATCCGGCTAATGGGATGATCGGTTAATGGGTGCTTAGGGCGATCCAGAGCATTCAACTTCCCGCTCAGCCAATTAGCGTGCTAAACCGTCGTTAAGTAGAAGAGATTATGGCCGTTGCAACCCAATCACTCGAAGAACTTTGTATTAACTCCGTCCGCTTTCTGGCGATTGACGCCGTAGAGAAAGCAAAATCAGGGCATCCAGGGCTACCAATGGGCGCGGCTCCAATGGCATTTGTGCTTTGGGATCGCTTTATGCGGTATAACCCAAAAAATCCCAAATGGTTCAATCGCGATCGCTTCGTCCTCTCTGCCGGTCACGGCTCAATGTTACAGTACGCCTTACTGTATTTAACTGGTTACGAAGATCTAACGATTGAAGACCTCAAACAGTTCCGGCAGTGGGAATCAAAAACTCCTGGGCACCCGGAAAACTTCATGACTCGAGGGGTAGAAGTCACCACAGGCCCTCTCGGTCAAGGAATTTCTAACGCTGTGGGCTTAGCAATGGCTGAAGCTCACCTAGCAGCTAAATTTAACAAGCCCGATCATACGATCGTAGACCACTACACTTATGTGATTTTGGGTGATGGTTGCAACCAAGAAGGCGTCTCTGCCGAAGCTTGTTCCCTAGCTGGACACCTGGGACTGGGCAAACTGATTGCCCTGTACGATGACAACAAAATTACCATCGACGGTCATACCGATTTATCGTTCACCGAAGATGTCGGCAAGCGCTATGAAGCCTACGGCTGGCACGTCCAAACCGTAGAAGACGGCAACACCGACCTAGAGGCAATTCACAAAGCAATTGAAGCTGCTAAAGCTGTTACTGATAAGCCTTCCTTAATTAAAGTCGCCACTACGATTGGTTACGGTTCCCCCAATAAAGCCAACACCCACGGTGTCCACGGTGCCGCTTTGGGTGGCGACGAAGTCAAAGCGACTCGCGAGCATCTGGGTTGGGAATACGAGCCTTTTGACATTCCAGAAGATGCCCTCAACCATTGGCGCAAGGCAATCGAGCGCGGCGCTAAGTATGAGGAAGAGTGGAACAAAAACTGGGAAAATTACAAAGCCAAATATGAAGAGGAAGCTGCTGAATTAGAACGGCTGATCAGCAACAAACTGCCAGAAGGTTGGGACAAAGTTCTCCCTACCTACACTCCAGAAGACAAAGCAGACGCTACCCGCAATCACTCTGGCAAATGCTTAAATTCCCTAGCTGGAATTTTACCCGAACTCCTAGGCGGTTCAGCTGACTTGGCTGGTTCCTGCATGACCTTAATCAAGAGTTCTGGCGACTTCCTCAAAGGTCACTACGAAAATCGCAACCTGCGCTTTGGTGTCCGCGAACACGGTATGGGAGCGATTTGTAATGGCATTGCCCTGCACGGCACAGGTTTGATTCCCTATGGGGCAACCTTCTTAGTCTTTGCTGACTATATGCGAGCAGCGATTCGCCTCTCAGCTCTCTCGCATGCGGGCGTGATCTGGGTAATGACCCACGACTCAATCCAGTTGGGTGAAGATGGCCCCACTCACCAACCTGTGGAAACGATTGCCTCCCTGCGGGCTATTCCCCAGCTAACGGTAATGCGTCCTGCGGATGGAAACGAAACCTCTGGTTGTTATAAAGTGGCGATTGAGGCGGCTAACCAACATCGCCCGACCCTTCTGGCACTGTCTCGTTTAGCACAGCCCAACTTGGCTGGCACTTCGATTGAAGGCACCACTAAGGGTGGTTACATCCTTTCCGATAGCGATGGTACGCCTGAAATTATCTTGATTGGCAACGGAAGCGAACTGCAACTTTGCGCCAAGGCAGCAGACCAGTTGCGCGGCGAAGGCAAGAAAGTCCGTGTCGTTTCCCTGCCCAGCTGGGAGCTGTTCGACGAGCAGGATGAAGCTTATCGGGAATCTGTATTGCCCAAGGCTGTCACTAAGCGCCTAGCTGTAGAAGCCGCTTCTAGTTTCGGCTGGTGCCGTTACCTCGGAAATGAAGGCGCGATGATTAGCATTGACCGCTTTGGCGTTTCTGCTCCAGGGCCAGTTGCTCTAGAGAAGTTCGGCTTCAATGTTGATAACGTAGTAGCAAAGGCGAAAGCTCTGCTGGGCTAATACCTAGAAAATAGTCTCTTGGAGGGTGGGCTGAAAAGTCCCCCTTTTTTTATTCACATCTGAGTTAAGTAGGGGTGGGCAATACCATAACCTTACCCTAAGCCCTACTTGCTCTTGGCAAGGAAAGCTGGAGCCGTAGGCTCTATCAGGGTAGGGTTGCGCTTAATGGCGGCGAATCAGGCGGATTTGACATGGCTTTCTCACTCCGATTGATTCCTCTCCTCTACTTTAGGAAAAAAAATTTCAATTTGATTGTGTGTGCCGGTTAAAGAATTGTCTACTGGCAGAGGCGGTAGTTATTCGGACTTCAAAGCGCGATCGCTAGTTCTTCTCCAAGGCACAAGTGCTGATACAGCAAGGGCTAGCCAACCACATCGGCTAAAAAACAACAAGCAAACAGCATTAGGGTAGACAGTCGCCTAAGAGAGTGACACAACAACGATTGTGGGCTACGCGAAAGTTTTTTATTTTAAGTAAGTACCGCAACGAGAACACGCGATTCGCTCAATCTGAGCGATTTAGGCGTAAATCGAGCAAATTTTGCAAATAAAGTATCAAAGTCATGCAAAAAGACATTAATTACCCAATGATGGCGATTGTTAACGATCTAGATGCTCTGATGACCGAAATAGATGACAATCCGCAACTCTCTTCATGGGTAGTTCGTTTGGTACTCAAATCAATTAAAGAAAAAGCCAAGAGAATGGCTACCGAGACACCGCCTCAATCAATTTATTTAAATCAGCCTCCTTATCTCGACGCTTTTGTCAACTCATCCACGCTCAACACCTCACAAATCAAAGTATTACGGCAGCTACAGTAAACTGTAGAGGGGGTGCGATCGCATCTGTCATTTACCCGGCTTTTCTAGCTGCAAAGGCACGTAATACTCGGAAGATATTAGAAAAATCATCTGTCCACAGAGGCGCTGATTTTGTTTCCGGGATGGGTTGCCAGCGCGAATCACTGACGAGATTGCCCAAATCTTTTTGATTCCGAGCAAATAGCACCCAATGAGAAGGAGATTTCCCCATTTCCCGCTCAGATTCAGAAATATCTGCTTCTCTCTGCCTCAGCGTAGACAATCCTAAATCCTGAGCTAAAGCACCCAAAACCGGCTCAAGATTCAGGAATCGATTAGAAATGTTAATGACAATTAACCCTTCTTTAGCTAACTTACTCAAGTAAAGCTGAATGGCTTCCTTCGTTATTAGGTGGATGGGGACTGAATCCGAACTAAAAGCATCCATGAAAATCAAGTCATAGCGACTATCTGGAACTTCAGTAAATCGCAACCGAGCATCCCCTAAAACTACGGATAATGGGGCTTTTGAATCTTGTAAAAAGGTGAAATAACGAGTATCACGAGCCAACCTTTCAATAGTCGGATCGATTTCATAAAAAGTCCATTGTTGCTCCAGTTCTGAGTACGCAGCCAGCGTCCCAATTCCCAACCCT
This DNA window, taken from Coleofasciculus sp. FACHB-1120, encodes the following:
- the tkt gene encoding transketolase — protein: MAVATQSLEELCINSVRFLAIDAVEKAKSGHPGLPMGAAPMAFVLWDRFMRYNPKNPKWFNRDRFVLSAGHGSMLQYALLYLTGYEDLTIEDLKQFRQWESKTPGHPENFMTRGVEVTTGPLGQGISNAVGLAMAEAHLAAKFNKPDHTIVDHYTYVILGDGCNQEGVSAEACSLAGHLGLGKLIALYDDNKITIDGHTDLSFTEDVGKRYEAYGWHVQTVEDGNTDLEAIHKAIEAAKAVTDKPSLIKVATTIGYGSPNKANTHGVHGAALGGDEVKATREHLGWEYEPFDIPEDALNHWRKAIERGAKYEEEWNKNWENYKAKYEEEAAELERLISNKLPEGWDKVLPTYTPEDKADATRNHSGKCLNSLAGILPELLGGSADLAGSCMTLIKSSGDFLKGHYENRNLRFGVREHGMGAICNGIALHGTGLIPYGATFLVFADYMRAAIRLSALSHAGVIWVMTHDSIQLGEDGPTHQPVETIASLRAIPQLTVMRPADGNETSGCYKVAIEAANQHRPTLLALSRLAQPNLAGTSIEGTTKGGYILSDSDGTPEIILIGNGSELQLCAKAADQLRGEGKKVRVVSLPSWELFDEQDEAYRESVLPKAVTKRLAVEAASSFGWCRYLGNEGAMISIDRFGVSAPGPVALEKFGFNVDNVVAKAKALLG
- a CDS encoding CoB--CoM heterodisulfide reductase iron-sulfur subunit B family protein, which translates into the protein MASPTLKYAYFPGCVAQGACRELYQSTAALTKALGIELIELKKAACCGSGTYKEDSQLLEDTINARNIALAEELNLPLLTHCSTCQGVIGHVDERLKDSQQSNPAYIEQVNGLLKKEGCSPYQGSTEVKHLLWALVADYGLEELQNRVSRKLAGLKCAAFYGCYLLRAQTHIPYDDPLQPESMENVFRAVGATPVYYRGRTQCCGWPLSSYATTQSFKMAGSHIQEALDAGADCMVTPCPLCHLNLDSRQPEVEKTIGHKLGLPVLHLPQLISLALGISPEQLGLDRHIVSTHPVLEKLGF
- a CDS encoding HAMP domain-containing sensor histidine kinase, translating into MPRNKMGLRSRLFLSHLLVMMVGVGSLLVISKLSSPRFFIVQLEQIEVSGIQVRYARRQLVRGFETAWSRSTFLSFIAGATAAGGLSYWVSRRITQPLTQMEQITRKFAAGHLDERLPKSEIPELNRLGASFNRMASSLEGVEQRRRELISDLTHELRTPLTVIRGYLEEMADSRIEPSPEVYQRLVLETTRLERLVNDLQELSKAEAGYLPINLQPVNLRPLLESLLEKFSDQVLEDGPVLRLDCPPQLPLVLADIDRVEQVLVNLLGNALLYTSTGSITVKAWSEPKRLWIAVVDTGQGIAPKDLPHIFERFWRAEQSRSQNSRGTGIGLAISSRLLELQGGQIEVESELGEGSTFRFFLPLA
- a CDS encoding response regulator transcription factor; translation: MDILLVEDEPEIAKLIQMTLEKEGFSCHLSRDGLRALQVFQEQQPDLIILDLMLPGLDGLEVCARIRQKPGAKDPYILMLTARGEEIDRVIGLSTGADDYLVKPFSPRELVARVRALLRRSLRQGGQHQVYRTQHFMVDVEQHSASRQLSPHPWEALDLTTLEFNLLSTFISHPSRVWNRTQLIEKLWGNDFFGDERVVDTHVARLRKKIEPDPANPTFIKTVVGVGYKFEDSPL
- the fabF gene encoding beta-ketoacyl-ACP synthase II — encoded protein: MTNFERKRVVVTGLGAITPIGNTLTDYWSGLLSGTNGIGPITLFDPSRHDCRIAGEVKGFDPHQYLERKEAKRMDRFAQFAVAASKQAIADSQFVINELNAEQVGVIIGSGVGGLKVLEDQQEIYLSRGPDRCSPFMIPMMIANMAAGLTAIHTGAKGPNSCPVTACASGSNAVGDAFRLIEGGYAQAMICGGSEAAVTPLSLAGFSSARALSTRNDDPAHACRPFDRDRDGFVMGEGAGILVLEELEHALSRGARIYAEIVGYGMTCDAYHMTAPVPGGEGASRAMQLALKDAGLAPDRVSYVNAHGTSTPANDVTETAAIKKALGESVAYKVAISSTKSMTGHLLGGSGGIEAVATVMAIAHDQIPPTINLENPDPGCDLDYVPNKSRSQTVEVALSNSFGFGGHNVTLAFKKYR
- the acpP gene encoding acyl carrier protein, with the translated sequence MSQEEIFARVKKIVAEQLEVAPDEVTPQANFANDLGADSLDTVELVMALEEEFDIEIPDEAAEQIATVQAVVDYITGKVAASA